A stretch of the Mycobacterium shigaense genome encodes the following:
- a CDS encoding DUF427 domain-containing protein — MTLVAGRGPLSSDPAGRFAPPIPAGAVYIEPHPRRIQALRGGRVVIDTEQALLVHRQGRPLSYIFPAYVVAGLPSEPEPEAPGHVHVPWDAVDTWLEEGRELVHYPPNPYHRVDCRPTKRRLRVDVAGATLVDTDDTVIVFETALEPRLYVDPALVHTDLLHRSETSSYCNYKGPATYWSTGDVDDVAWCYPDPLPESLPIKGFLSFDPTRVEILAELPNP; from the coding sequence ATGACTCTGGTAGCAGGACGTGGACCGCTGTCCAGCGATCCGGCCGGGCGGTTTGCTCCCCCGATCCCCGCCGGCGCCGTCTACATCGAGCCACACCCCCGCCGCATCCAGGCGCTCCGGGGCGGGCGCGTGGTGATCGACACCGAGCAGGCGCTGCTGGTGCACCGGCAGGGCCGTCCGCTGAGCTACATCTTCCCGGCCTACGTCGTCGCGGGACTGCCGTCCGAGCCCGAGCCGGAGGCACCTGGCCACGTCCACGTTCCGTGGGACGCCGTCGACACCTGGCTGGAGGAAGGCCGCGAGCTCGTCCACTACCCACCGAATCCCTACCACCGGGTCGACTGCCGGCCCACCAAGCGACGCCTGCGCGTCGATGTCGCCGGCGCCACGCTGGTGGACACCGATGACACGGTGATCGTCTTCGAGACCGCGCTGGAACCCCGGCTCTACGTCGATCCGGCGCTGGTACACACCGATCTGCTGCACCGCTCGGAGACGTCGAGCTACTGCAACTACAAGGGTCCCGCGACGTACTGGTCCACCGGCGATGTCGACGACGTCGCCTGGTGCTATCCGGATCCGCTGCCGGAAAGCCTTCCCATCAAAGGGTTTTTGAGCTTCGACCCGACGCGCGTCGAGATCCTTGCGGAGCTGCCTAACCCCTAG
- a CDS encoding SRPBCC family protein — MPVLSKTVEVGADAAAIMAIVSDFERYPEWNEGVKGCWVLARYDDGRPSQLRLDASYQGFEGVFIQAVYYPGPNQIQTIQQQGELFKKQEQLFSVVEMGASSLLTVDADVESSLPVPALMVKSLLNNVLERLADNLKQRAEQLAAG, encoded by the coding sequence ATGCCGGTTCTGAGCAAGACGGTCGAAGTCGGTGCCGACGCGGCCGCGATCATGGCCATCGTCTCCGACTTCGAGCGCTACCCGGAGTGGAACGAGGGGGTCAAGGGCTGCTGGGTGCTCGCGCGCTACGACGACGGCCGCCCCAGCCAGCTGCGCCTGGACGCCTCCTACCAGGGCTTCGAGGGCGTCTTCATCCAGGCCGTCTACTACCCGGGCCCGAACCAGATTCAGACCATCCAGCAACAGGGCGAGTTGTTCAAGAAGCAGGAGCAGCTGTTCTCCGTGGTGGAGATGGGAGCGTCGAGCCTGCTGACGGTGGACGCCGACGTCGAGTCGTCCCTGCCGGTGCCAGCGCTGATGGTGAAGTCGCTGCTGAACAACGTGCTGGAACGCCTGGCCGACAACCTCAAGCAGCGCGCCGAGCAGCTGGCCGCCGGCTAA
- a CDS encoding flavin-containing monooxygenase, producing the protein MTDSFTIGIIGAGPGGIALGILLSRAGFDDFTIFDREDDVGGTWLINTYPGLACDVKSHLYSYSFDLNSDWSRLWPAQPEILAYFQRCADKYGLRTHLRLNTDIRSARWEHASRQWCLTTATGDEQRFDVVVSAVGVFGRPRLPDLVEEEPFAGTVMHTARWEHSVSVEGARVAVLGTGSTASQLIPELAKVAEKVYSVQRSPTWVLPKPDRPYTRRERWLFARIPFAKKLYRTRLWLRSEANISVIEHGSEKTKEFTALALDLLEKTVADEDLRRKLTPDYPMGCKRLVFSSDFLPALTRPNVEVVTSPARALKARSLVTEDGTEREVDVVVCATGYAAADYLGELDVVGEDGITLRKRWNDGAQAYFGMAVPGFPNFFMLYGPNTNVGSNSVIFMLEAQARYIVRALRYLRRNNKAYIAVRPSALAEFIAKIDQWMVGTVWTTKCSNYFRAANGRVVTQWPRSARSFWEMTRRFKAADYSFSPPRGAPVDDGALTAPDGRAQ; encoded by the coding sequence ATGACGGACAGCTTCACGATCGGCATCATCGGGGCCGGACCGGGCGGGATAGCGCTGGGAATCCTGCTGTCCCGTGCGGGTTTTGACGACTTCACCATCTTCGACCGGGAAGATGACGTGGGGGGCACCTGGCTGATCAACACCTATCCGGGGCTCGCATGTGACGTCAAGTCGCATCTGTACTCCTATTCGTTCGACCTGAACTCGGACTGGTCGCGACTGTGGCCGGCCCAGCCCGAGATCCTGGCATACTTCCAGCGCTGCGCCGACAAGTACGGGCTGCGCACCCACTTGCGGTTGAACACCGACATCCGTTCGGCGCGTTGGGAACACGCATCCCGGCAATGGTGCCTGACCACCGCGACCGGAGACGAACAACGGTTTGACGTCGTGGTCTCCGCCGTCGGCGTGTTCGGCCGGCCCCGTCTCCCGGACTTGGTCGAGGAGGAGCCGTTCGCCGGCACGGTGATGCACACCGCACGTTGGGAGCATTCGGTTTCGGTCGAAGGCGCACGAGTGGCGGTGTTGGGCACCGGTTCCACTGCCTCGCAGCTGATACCGGAATTGGCCAAGGTGGCCGAAAAGGTCTACTCGGTGCAACGATCACCCACTTGGGTGTTGCCCAAGCCGGATCGGCCCTACACCCGGCGAGAGCGTTGGCTGTTCGCCCGGATACCGTTCGCCAAGAAGCTGTATCGGACTCGGCTGTGGTTGCGCAGCGAAGCCAACATCTCGGTGATCGAGCATGGCAGTGAGAAGACCAAGGAGTTCACGGCGCTCGCCCTCGACCTCCTGGAAAAGACCGTCGCCGACGAGGACCTGCGCCGCAAGCTCACTCCGGACTACCCGATGGGTTGCAAGCGACTGGTGTTCTCCTCGGACTTTCTGCCCGCGCTGACGCGACCCAATGTCGAGGTGGTGACCAGCCCGGCGCGCGCCCTCAAGGCCCGTTCCCTGGTCACCGAGGACGGCACCGAACGCGAGGTCGACGTCGTCGTGTGTGCCACCGGATACGCTGCGGCGGACTACCTGGGGGAGCTGGACGTCGTGGGCGAAGATGGAATCACGTTGCGAAAGCGGTGGAATGACGGGGCTCAGGCGTATTTCGGCATGGCGGTTCCGGGCTTCCCGAACTTCTTCATGTTGTACGGGCCCAACACCAATGTCGGGTCCAACAGCGTGATCTTCATGCTGGAAGCCCAGGCGCGCTACATCGTGCGGGCGCTGAGATACCTGCGGCGCAACAACAAGGCCTACATCGCGGTGCGCCCGTCCGCGTTGGCGGAGTTCATCGCCAAAATCGACCAGTGGATGGTCGGCACCGTGTGGACCACGAAGTGCAGCAACTACTTCCGCGCGGCCAACGGGCGGGTGGTCACCCAGTGGCCGCGCAGTGCTCGCAGCTTCTGGGAGATGACGCGCAGGTTCAAGGCGGCCGACTACAGCTTCTCACCGCCGCGGGGCGCCCCCGTCGACGACGGTGCGCTCACCGCGCCGGACGGGCGGGCCCAATGA
- a CDS encoding cytochrome P450: MADPLSYYRALRDHHPVYYMPQWDTYALSRFEDIWQVLEVNDGTFVATEGTLPPASVLAKHNAGPLDDPPLHPLPFHAVFDADLYGEIRRAHSAPLRPRSVAALESRIRELANERLDLLLPRGSFDLTQEYGGVVAASMVCDLLGLPTDLAPEVLAAVNAGSLAQPGEGVDTAQNRPNYLQYLTPVVERRRADASGAPLPVVDGLLGYRLPDGSALSDLEAATQMLCIFIGGTETVPKIVAHGLWELSQQPDQLARVRSDPGTNVAIAREEMLRFCAPAQWFARTARKPYPIHGTTIQPGQRIISLLASASRDEREYPDPDEFVWNREIRRTLVFGRGQHFCIGYHLARLEIDVLLTEWLRRVPDYAIQAGAATRLPSSFQWGWNNIPVEV; the protein is encoded by the coding sequence ATGGCAGACCCGCTGTCCTACTACCGGGCGCTGCGCGACCACCACCCGGTGTACTACATGCCGCAGTGGGATACCTACGCGCTCTCCCGATTCGAGGACATCTGGCAGGTGCTGGAGGTCAACGACGGCACCTTTGTCGCGACGGAGGGGACGCTGCCGCCTGCCTCGGTGCTGGCCAAGCACAACGCCGGACCGCTCGACGATCCACCGCTGCACCCGTTGCCGTTTCACGCGGTGTTCGACGCCGACCTGTACGGCGAGATCCGGCGCGCGCACTCGGCGCCGCTGCGGCCGAGGTCGGTTGCCGCCCTGGAAAGCAGAATCCGCGAGCTGGCCAACGAACGACTCGACCTGCTGCTGCCGCGGGGATCGTTCGACCTGACCCAGGAGTACGGCGGGGTGGTGGCGGCCTCGATGGTGTGCGACTTGCTCGGTCTCCCAACGGATCTCGCGCCCGAAGTGTTGGCGGCCGTCAACGCCGGCAGTCTGGCGCAACCCGGCGAGGGCGTGGACACCGCGCAGAACCGCCCCAACTATCTGCAATACCTGACGCCGGTCGTCGAGCGCCGCAGGGCCGACGCGTCCGGCGCGCCGCTGCCGGTAGTCGACGGCCTGCTCGGCTACCGCCTGCCTGACGGCAGCGCGCTGTCCGATCTCGAGGCCGCCACGCAGATGCTGTGCATCTTCATCGGCGGCACCGAGACGGTGCCCAAGATCGTCGCGCACGGACTGTGGGAGCTGAGTCAGCAGCCCGACCAGTTGGCGCGGGTGCGCTCCGACCCGGGCACCAACGTCGCCATCGCCCGCGAGGAGATGCTGCGCTTCTGTGCCCCCGCGCAGTGGTTCGCTCGCACGGCGCGCAAGCCGTACCCGATTCACGGCACCACGATTCAGCCCGGCCAGCGCATCATCAGCCTGCTGGCGTCGGCCAGCCGCGACGAGCGGGAGTATCCGGACCCCGACGAGTTCGTCTGGAACCGGGAGATCCGCCGCACGCTGGTGTTCGGTCGCGGCCAGCACTTTTGCATCGGCTATCACCTGGCCCGGCTGGAAATCGATGTGCTGTTGACCGAATGGCTGCGCCGCGTGCCGGACTACGCGATCCAGGCCGGCGCCGCCACCCGGCTGCCGTCCAGCTTCCAGTGGGGTTGGAACAACATCCCGGTGGAGGTCTGA
- a CDS encoding HpcH/HpaI aldolase family protein, which translates to MNAFARALKRPPIWGGWITGPTAIGPEEFARAGYDYVGFDAQHGYLDDADVASMLRRLEHVPIGTAVRLPNADPAPIGRVLDAGADAVFIAMIESADQAADAVAATRYPPGGSRSFGPLRAGLGYDSAALQARVSVFAMVETAAALSGLEQICAVDGLAGIYVGPADLAISMGFDAVGSTRNPDVLDAIEQIRATATAAGLIAGIHASDGRTGNVMAQSGFQLITLAAEAQALRRGAAEHLREATGQ; encoded by the coding sequence GTGAACGCCTTCGCGCGGGCGCTGAAGAGACCACCGATCTGGGGCGGTTGGATCACCGGTCCCACCGCGATCGGTCCGGAGGAATTCGCCCGGGCCGGTTACGACTACGTGGGGTTCGACGCCCAGCACGGGTATCTTGACGACGCCGACGTCGCCAGCATGCTGCGGCGCCTCGAGCACGTCCCGATCGGCACCGCGGTGCGGCTGCCCAACGCCGACCCCGCGCCGATCGGGCGGGTGCTCGACGCCGGGGCCGACGCCGTGTTCATCGCGATGATCGAGTCCGCCGACCAGGCCGCTGACGCGGTGGCCGCGACCCGCTACCCGCCGGGCGGCAGCCGCAGCTTCGGCCCGCTGCGCGCCGGCCTGGGCTACGACAGCGCCGCGCTGCAGGCCCGGGTCAGCGTGTTCGCGATGGTCGAAACCGCCGCTGCGCTGTCCGGCCTCGAACAGATCTGCGCGGTGGACGGCCTGGCCGGAATCTACGTCGGCCCGGCCGATCTGGCCATCTCGATGGGATTCGACGCCGTCGGCTCGACCAGGAACCCCGACGTGCTGGACGCGATCGAGCAGATCCGTGCGACGGCGACGGCCGCCGGGCTGATCGCCGGTATCCACGCCAGCGACGGCAGGACCGGTAATGTCATGGCGCAGAGCGGCTTTCAGCTGATCACCCTGGCGGCCGAAGCGCAGGCGCTGCGCCGCGGAGCGGCCGAGCATCTGCGTGAGGCCACCGGGCAATGA
- a CDS encoding SDR family NAD(P)-dependent oxidoreductase yields the protein MTPRVALVTGAAGGQGWAITKRLRSEGYSVAAGDLRFDDVAAAVAELADEEVIAVGLDVTSAEQWDATVRRVVDRFGALSALVNNAGMLHRASLADETPEGFEKSWRINCLGAFLGIRAVLDQLRAADHASIVNICSTGAIRPFPQHCAYGSAKWALRGLTQAAAAELGSSGIRVNAVFPGPIATSMLDEVTQTRLAATAMFGRIGRPAEIADAVTFLVSEAASFITGSELVVDGGQCLQIK from the coding sequence ATGACCCCACGTGTCGCTCTGGTGACCGGCGCCGCCGGCGGCCAGGGCTGGGCAATCACCAAACGGCTTCGCTCGGAAGGCTATTCGGTGGCGGCCGGCGATCTGCGGTTCGACGACGTCGCCGCCGCGGTCGCCGAACTGGCCGACGAGGAGGTGATTGCGGTCGGCCTCGACGTCACCTCCGCCGAGCAGTGGGACGCGACGGTGCGTCGGGTGGTGGATCGGTTCGGCGCGCTGAGCGCGCTGGTCAACAACGCCGGAATGCTGCACCGGGCGTCGTTGGCCGACGAAACGCCGGAGGGTTTCGAAAAATCTTGGCGGATAAACTGTCTGGGCGCTTTCCTCGGCATCCGGGCGGTACTGGATCAGCTGCGCGCGGCCGACCACGCGTCGATCGTCAACATCTGCAGCACCGGGGCGATCCGTCCCTTTCCGCAGCACTGCGCCTATGGTTCGGCGAAATGGGCGCTGCGCGGCCTGACCCAGGCCGCGGCCGCCGAACTGGGTTCCTCCGGTATCCGCGTCAACGCGGTGTTCCCCGGACCGATCGCGACCTCCATGCTCGACGAGGTCACCCAGACCCGGCTTGCGGCCACGGCCATGTTCGGGCGCATCGGCCGGCCCGCCGAGATCGCCGACGCGGTCACGTTCCTGGTCTCCGAGGCGGCCTCGTTCATCACCGGCTCCGAACTCGTCGTCGACGGCGGCCAATGCCTGCAAATCAAATGA
- a CDS encoding GntR family transcriptional regulator: MNAPISARPLRRRRPLRRPQLSDEVAGHLRGAIMSGALRPGTFIRLDETAAELGVSVTPVREALLKLRGEGMVQLEPHRGHVVLPLTTHDIDDIIWLQATIAREVAGTATAHITDAEIDELERVNGTLAEAVGTSDAETVAGIEFAFHRVFNQASGRIKLAWFLLNAARYMPVLVYAADPQWGVAAVENHRQLIAALRRRDTPAVIEHTVWQFTDAAQRLTEMRDRAGILG; this comes from the coding sequence GTGAACGCACCGATATCCGCGCGGCCTCTCAGAAGGCGCCGACCACTGCGGCGGCCGCAGCTGTCCGACGAGGTCGCGGGCCACCTGCGCGGAGCGATCATGTCGGGGGCGTTGCGACCCGGAACGTTCATCCGCCTCGACGAGACCGCCGCCGAACTCGGGGTCAGCGTGACACCTGTGCGCGAGGCGCTGCTGAAGCTGCGCGGCGAGGGCATGGTGCAGCTGGAGCCGCATCGCGGCCACGTCGTGCTCCCGCTGACCACGCACGACATCGACGACATCATCTGGCTGCAGGCGACGATCGCCCGCGAGGTGGCCGGCACGGCGACGGCCCACATCACCGACGCCGAGATCGACGAGCTGGAGCGCGTCAACGGCACGCTGGCCGAGGCCGTAGGCACCAGCGATGCCGAGACGGTCGCGGGGATCGAGTTCGCGTTTCACCGCGTCTTCAACCAGGCGAGCGGACGCATCAAACTGGCGTGGTTCCTCCTCAACGCCGCGCGCTACATGCCGGTGCTGGTCTACGCCGCCGACCCGCAGTGGGGCGTCGCGGCCGTCGAGAATCACCGCCAGTTGATCGCCGCGCTGCGCCGGCGCGACACCCCCGCGGTCATCGAGCACACGGTCTGGCAGTTCACCGACGCGGCCCAGCGACTGACCGAGATGCGGGACCGTGCGGGAATCCTGGGTTAG
- a CDS encoding acyl-CoA thioesterase — translation MTSVPSAPDGLTGGDFPVWWPVGTRWADNDMFGHLNNAVYYQLFDTAINAWINTSTGLDPMATPALGVVADSGCRYFSELQFPQRLAVGIAVTRLGRSSVTYRLGLFRSSGGQREDRAEPITALGHWVHVYVDRISRKAVPIPEAIRSVLATATVDA, via the coding sequence ATGACTTCGGTTCCATCCGCACCCGACGGGCTCACCGGCGGTGACTTCCCGGTGTGGTGGCCGGTGGGCACCCGGTGGGCGGACAACGACATGTTCGGCCACCTCAACAACGCGGTCTACTACCAGCTGTTTGACACCGCGATCAACGCCTGGATCAACACCAGCACCGGGCTCGACCCGATGGCCACGCCCGCTTTGGGCGTCGTCGCGGACTCGGGCTGCCGCTACTTCTCGGAACTGCAGTTCCCGCAGCGTCTGGCGGTCGGGATCGCCGTGACCCGGCTGGGCCGCAGCAGCGTCACCTACCGGCTCGGGTTGTTTCGCTCGAGCGGCGGCCAACGGGAAGACCGGGCCGAGCCGATCACCGCGCTGGGGCACTGGGTGCACGTCTACGTCGACCGGATCAGCCGCAAGGCGGTGCCGATTCCCGAGGCCATCCGTTCGGTGTTGGCGACGGCCACCGTCGACGCCTGA
- a CDS encoding enolase C-terminal domain-like protein, whose amino-acid sequence MKITGLQVVPFETFVDRVSFGELLTDYRVVQTVTKVLTDEGVEGYYFGGHFHGDQDGLLPGDQALITQFLSPLLAGQDPLDRAEIWRQLWAAKLPENVCSVIDLALWDLAGRVAGLPVRKLLGGARERVKAYASSFNNLGSPDEYAAHAAECRRRGYRAYKIHPYHYWNPATREPALPRPSYVDWDLEACRQVRAAVGEDMVLMFDPWGTYHTYEDALRVGRELERLGFYWYEHPMPEYRVESYVKLAGALDIPICSPEIAEGGIYTRADWILRNASDISRIDVLRGGITGVMKLVGMCEAVGMRCELHMSGFGNLQVLGATGDDVCEYYERGLLGPGARYDTVPPYLAAACDPLGPDGFVDLPAAPGLGYQIHWDYIEGHRLPDSTVDPVAPLHPR is encoded by the coding sequence GTGAAGATCACCGGCCTGCAGGTCGTCCCCTTCGAGACGTTCGTGGATCGTGTCTCGTTCGGCGAGTTGCTGACGGACTACCGCGTGGTGCAGACGGTCACCAAGGTGCTCACTGACGAGGGGGTCGAGGGCTATTACTTCGGCGGTCACTTTCACGGAGACCAGGACGGCCTGCTGCCCGGCGATCAGGCGTTGATAACGCAATTTCTCAGTCCGCTTCTCGCGGGCCAGGATCCGTTGGACCGGGCGGAGATCTGGCGGCAATTGTGGGCGGCGAAGCTACCCGAGAACGTCTGCAGCGTGATCGATCTGGCGCTGTGGGATCTCGCCGGCCGGGTGGCCGGGCTGCCCGTGCGCAAGCTGCTGGGCGGTGCCCGCGAGCGGGTCAAGGCCTACGCGAGCAGCTTCAACAACCTCGGATCGCCCGACGAATACGCGGCCCATGCCGCCGAATGCCGGCGCCGGGGCTACCGCGCCTACAAGATTCACCCGTACCACTACTGGAACCCGGCGACGCGCGAGCCGGCGTTGCCCCGCCCGTCCTATGTGGACTGGGATCTCGAGGCGTGCCGGCAGGTTCGCGCGGCGGTGGGCGAGGACATGGTGCTCATGTTCGACCCCTGGGGCACTTATCACACCTACGAGGACGCGCTGCGGGTCGGCCGGGAGCTGGAGCGGCTGGGGTTCTACTGGTATGAGCATCCGATGCCCGAGTACCGGGTCGAGTCGTATGTGAAGTTGGCCGGCGCGCTCGATATCCCGATCTGCTCACCCGAGATCGCCGAGGGCGGCATCTACACGCGGGCCGACTGGATCCTGCGCAATGCGTCCGACATCAGCCGCATCGACGTGCTGCGCGGCGGTATCACCGGCGTCATGAAGCTCGTCGGGATGTGCGAGGCGGTCGGCATGCGCTGCGAGCTGCACATGAGCGGCTTCGGCAACCTGCAAGTCCTCGGCGCGACGGGCGACGACGTCTGCGAATACTACGAGCGCGGTCTGCTTGGACCCGGGGCGCGCTACGACACCGTCCCGCCGTATCTCGCGGCCGCCTGCGACCCGCTCGGCCCGGACGGGTTCGTCGATCTGCCGGCGGCGCCCGGGCTGGGCTACCAAATCCATTGGGACTACATCGAAGGCCACCGCCTCCCCGATTCGACGGTGGATCCGGTCGCGCCGCTGCATCCGAGGTAG
- a CDS encoding CaiB/BaiF CoA transferase family protein, producing the protein MAGPLAGIKVVELGVWVAGPAAAGILADWGADVIKIEPPTGDPARTFGRIMGLDVGVNPPFEMDNRSKRSIVLNLTADEDSEAALELLSDADVFVTNVRPGALQRLGLDFESVAPRNPRLVYGLITGYGQHGPDANRPAYDVAAFWARAGVAHLLTRPGQTPPFQRGGMGDHSAGMTLAAAICAALVARQGTGSGQLVTTSLYRQGAYTVSFDLNTYLLAGQAIAVGQRETMANPCMNNYATADGRRFWIVGLEVDRHWPPLCRVVGYPEWLDDPKFSDAYARFLNAAELIGELDVIFATRTLDEWAQAFAAEPDFFWSPVNSLEDVVADEQFHAAGGLVDVPEGQSSVAMVATPADFHGTPWSPRSAAPELGQHTDEIRAELKARRGS; encoded by the coding sequence ATGGCGGGACCGCTGGCAGGCATCAAGGTTGTCGAACTCGGAGTGTGGGTGGCCGGCCCGGCCGCGGCCGGCATCCTGGCCGACTGGGGCGCCGACGTCATCAAGATCGAGCCGCCGACGGGCGACCCGGCGCGAACGTTCGGCCGGATCATGGGACTCGACGTCGGGGTCAACCCGCCGTTCGAAATGGACAATCGCTCCAAGCGCAGCATCGTCTTGAACCTCACGGCCGACGAGGACAGCGAGGCCGCGCTCGAATTACTCTCCGACGCAGATGTTTTCGTGACGAACGTGCGTCCCGGCGCACTACAACGGCTGGGCCTGGACTTCGAGTCGGTGGCGCCGCGAAATCCCCGCCTGGTGTACGGGCTGATCACCGGATACGGCCAGCACGGCCCCGATGCCAATCGGCCCGCCTACGACGTGGCGGCGTTCTGGGCGCGGGCCGGGGTGGCTCATCTGCTCACCCGGCCCGGGCAGACGCCGCCGTTCCAGCGCGGTGGAATGGGCGACCACTCCGCGGGCATGACGCTGGCTGCCGCGATCTGCGCGGCGCTGGTGGCCCGGCAGGGCACCGGGAGCGGCCAGCTGGTCACCACCTCGCTGTACCGGCAGGGCGCTTACACCGTGAGCTTCGACCTGAACACCTACCTGTTGGCCGGCCAGGCCATCGCGGTCGGGCAGCGCGAAACCATGGCCAACCCGTGTATGAACAACTACGCGACCGCCGACGGGCGGCGGTTCTGGATCGTCGGGCTCGAAGTCGACCGCCATTGGCCCCCGCTGTGCCGGGTCGTCGGGTACCCGGAGTGGCTGGACGATCCCAAGTTTTCCGACGCCTACGCCCGCTTCCTCAACGCGGCGGAACTGATCGGCGAGTTGGACGTCATCTTTGCCACCCGCACCCTCGACGAATGGGCACAGGCGTTCGCGGCCGAACCCGATTTCTTCTGGTCGCCGGTCAACAGCCTCGAGGACGTCGTCGCCGACGAGCAGTTCCATGCCGCGGGTGGATTGGTGGATGTACCGGAGGGGCAGTCCAGCGTCGCAATGGTCGCCACCCCGGCGGATTTTCACGGCACCCCGTGGTCGCCGCGTTCTGCGGCACCGGAACTGGGTCAGCACACCGACGAGATTCGCGCCGAACTCAAGGCGCGCCGCGGCTCCTGA
- a CDS encoding NIPSNAP family protein, which produces MKKYYGHTLLYLHETISLGSGRSDRFTEVFADTYRPMMDELDARLFAIWESTAYNGHWPQVTIIWEIDGFADYARIGAAQARGGSHEAVAGKWSEFLADIGASGEGRIMYPGPSNKTLAQLREANFTAPLVIQEIMQTKPGRQDDYIRELERLYVPWSERTGKRWLGSFTTTFRFNEVIHYWALDGGWDCFANHYPSWKDSPPAEIVTWMSVAPALRDGWEDSILQALPPSPLQ; this is translated from the coding sequence ATGAAGAAGTACTACGGCCACACACTGCTCTATCTGCACGAGACGATTTCGCTGGGATCGGGCCGAAGCGACCGTTTCACCGAGGTCTTCGCCGACACCTACCGGCCGATGATGGACGAACTCGACGCGCGGTTGTTCGCAATCTGGGAATCCACCGCGTACAACGGGCACTGGCCGCAGGTGACGATCATCTGGGAAATCGACGGGTTCGCTGACTACGCCCGGATCGGGGCCGCCCAGGCCCGCGGCGGCAGCCACGAGGCGGTGGCCGGCAAATGGTCGGAGTTTCTGGCCGACATCGGCGCCTCGGGCGAGGGCCGCATCATGTACCCCGGCCCGAGCAATAAAACGCTGGCGCAGCTGCGCGAGGCCAATTTCACTGCGCCGCTGGTGATCCAGGAGATCATGCAGACCAAGCCGGGCCGCCAGGACGATTACATCCGCGAGCTGGAACGGCTCTACGTCCCGTGGTCGGAGCGCACGGGCAAACGGTGGCTGGGCTCGTTCACCACGACCTTCCGCTTCAACGAGGTCATCCACTACTGGGCGCTGGACGGTGGCTGGGACTGCTTCGCCAACCACTACCCGTCGTGGAAGGACAGCCCGCCCGCCGAGATCGTCACCTGGATGAGCGTGGCTCCCGCGCTGCGCGACGGCTGGGAGGACTCGATCCTGCAAGCCCTACCGCCATCTCCGCTGCAGTGA
- a CDS encoding alpha/beta hydrolase, giving the protein MTELDGAERLDPALRAIATTRTAFSIEAIQLMREPFDERRRDYARNADTPGVQISEHHVIAESGVVPVRLYRGGPAPAPAVVYCHAGGFALGNLDTDHRQCVELARRAKCTVVSVEYRLAPEHPYPAAFDDAIAVLNWVAGNAKGLAIDAARLAFAGSSAGGALAACLAHGAADEWLPPIVFQLLHQPVLDDRPTASKTEFRTSPAFDGEAADLMWRHYLGEDEPSPDAVPAQRAEFHGVAPALITCAEIDPFRDEAIDYALQLLRAGVSAELHVFGGACHGFDSLLPDWAGSQRLFALQGDALLRAFSG; this is encoded by the coding sequence ATGACCGAGTTGGACGGCGCCGAGCGGCTCGACCCAGCCCTGCGAGCCATCGCCACCACGCGGACCGCGTTCTCGATCGAGGCGATCCAGCTCATGCGCGAGCCGTTCGATGAGCGCCGCCGCGACTACGCCCGGAACGCCGACACACCCGGCGTGCAGATCAGCGAACACCACGTCATCGCCGAATCGGGCGTCGTGCCCGTGCGCCTCTATCGCGGCGGGCCCGCGCCCGCTCCGGCTGTCGTCTATTGCCACGCGGGCGGATTCGCGCTGGGCAACCTCGACACCGATCACCGCCAGTGCGTCGAGCTCGCGCGGCGCGCCAAGTGCACGGTGGTGTCCGTCGAGTACCGCCTTGCGCCCGAGCACCCATATCCCGCTGCCTTCGACGACGCGATCGCGGTGCTGAATTGGGTTGCCGGCAATGCGAAGGGGTTGGCCATCGACGCGGCGCGGCTGGCCTTCGCGGGCAGCAGCGCGGGCGGCGCGCTGGCCGCCTGCCTGGCGCACGGCGCCGCCGACGAGTGGCTGCCTCCGATCGTGTTCCAGCTGCTGCATCAGCCGGTCCTCGACGATCGCCCGACGGCGTCGAAGACCGAGTTCCGCACCAGCCCGGCCTTCGACGGCGAGGCCGCGGACCTGATGTGGCGGCACTACCTGGGTGAGGACGAGCCGTCGCCTGACGCCGTGCCGGCGCAGCGCGCCGAATTCCACGGCGTCGCACCCGCTTTGATCACGTGCGCCGAGATCGATCCGTTCCGTGACGAGGCCATCGACTACGCGCTGCAACTGCTGCGGGCCGGAGTCTCGGCCGAACTGCACGTGTTCGGCGGGGCATGCCACGGCTTCGATTCGCTGCTGCCCGACTGGGCCGGCTCGCAGCGGCTGTTCGCGTTGCAGGGTGACGCCCTGTTGCGCGCCTTCTCCGGCTGA